From one Chryseobacterium culicis genomic stretch:
- a CDS encoding DUF1003 domain-containing protein: MKKYNEKKEVLEKIADSITSWIGSIQSLIVHTLLFLTSFLLPMLNIVDFDKMLLILTTVLSLEAIYLAIFIQMSVNKSHEKIEDIQEDIEEISEDIEDIQEDLEEISEDIEEINEDIEDIQEDIEEISEDIEEINEEEDEEDHNERAKNVILKSNVSSNKNEIKALKDIISQLQNEIDQLKKEDK, translated from the coding sequence ATGAAAAAATATAACGAAAAAAAAGAAGTTCTTGAAAAAATAGCGGACAGTATTACTTCATGGATTGGATCTATTCAGTCCCTGATTGTTCATACGTTGCTGTTCCTTACTTCGTTTTTGCTGCCAATGCTGAATATCGTTGATTTTGACAAAATGCTTCTTATTCTTACTACGGTACTTTCTCTGGAAGCCATTTATCTGGCTATCTTCATTCAGATGTCGGTGAATAAAAGCCACGAGAAAATTGAAGATATTCAGGAAGATATTGAAGAGATCAGTGAAGACATTGAAGATATTCAGGAAGATCTTGAAGAAATCAGCGAAGACATTGAAGAGATCAATGAAGATATAGAAGATATCCAGGAAGATATTGAGGAGATCAGTGAGGACATTGAAGAAATTAATGAAGAAGAAGATGAAGAGGATCACAATGAAAGAGCAAAAAATGTAATACTGAAGAGTAATGTAAGCTCGAACAAGAACGAGATAAAAGCTTTAAAAGACATTATCTCTCAACTGCAGAATGAAATTGATCAGTTGAAAAAAGAAGATAAATAA
- a CDS encoding choice-of-anchor L domain-containing protein produces MLIYRLKNYFFLFSFLLISASAFSQTRPVRKSEKIKPSAASLRAGAFIDVNVPPYTPSNYTPEQLVKNILINGGTNCTTANVTNVTVSPNHEVTNSNRFWGYFHKGTTNFPFTDGIVLTTGYASEAGNNYVSAVGQSVGTGSDADLVAATGANVSLTDAVALEFDFVPNSNQVKFNYIFVSDEYTSNYPCLGYSDAFALLLKKVGDPTYTNLAVLPGGAGPVSATNIVPAGNGFSCGPINATFFGALANPHLVINYFGRTTPLTAVADVIPGQTYHFKMVLADAKDPSHDSAVFLEGGSFDVGIKIVDETGVVLPGSINMCDNTPRQLKAQVAAIPGMTYQWYKDGVAIPGATSAIYIATQAGVYTVKVMVPGNQCPSEATITIVGGTSPTVQNAELKLCTTPAITSFNLETAKPLISTTPGAVFRFYANQADAQAQNNSYITNLTNYAGTDGQILYVLVSNGAFCSKIATLTLRKEETPTALLTAPRLKICAGESVLLTASGGVTYEWSDSASTTGGIRTVSPTQTTTYTVYAIGAQGCKSLQPARITIEVVPAIVSNLKGGHICQGDKIVLDAGSGPGYTYQWSSGETSQSITVATPGEYTVMISNGVCSKEFKTQVIKAVIPEVIKVDYNESGTMIVTASNPSNGILEYSVDNGVTWQSSNIFNNVPKNKIISIRVRVKFTSCVGFLEFFTFVMKNVITPNGDNINDIIDFSGVVNYKDFSGQVFDRYGREVFKAAKINPYWDGYFQGKKLPTSTYWYQVTFEDPASKELTVKTGWILLKNIE; encoded by the coding sequence ATGTTAATTTATAGACTAAAAAACTATTTTTTCCTTTTTTCTTTTTTATTGATTTCTGCTTCTGCATTCTCTCAAACGAGACCTGTCAGAAAATCAGAAAAGATAAAACCTTCTGCGGCAAGTCTTAGAGCTGGAGCATTTATTGATGTGAATGTACCTCCCTATACCCCTTCAAACTATACGCCGGAACAGTTGGTAAAGAATATTTTGATCAATGGCGGTACCAATTGTACAACAGCCAATGTTACGAATGTTACGGTATCTCCTAATCATGAAGTGACAAACAGCAACAGATTCTGGGGATATTTTCATAAAGGAACAACCAATTTTCCTTTTACAGATGGGATTGTTCTTACTACAGGGTATGCTTCTGAAGCAGGTAATAATTATGTATCAGCGGTTGGACAATCAGTAGGAACAGGAAGTGATGCAGATCTTGTAGCGGCTACCGGAGCCAATGTTAGCTTAACGGATGCCGTAGCTCTTGAATTTGATTTCGTTCCGAATTCAAACCAGGTAAAATTTAATTACATATTCGTTTCTGATGAATATACTTCCAATTATCCTTGCTTAGGGTATTCCGATGCCTTTGCCCTATTATTAAAGAAAGTTGGAGATCCTACCTATACGAATCTGGCTGTATTGCCCGGAGGTGCAGGACCTGTAAGTGCAACCAATATTGTTCCTGCAGGAAATGGATTCAGCTGCGGGCCTATCAATGCAACCTTTTTTGGAGCTTTAGCGAATCCGCATCTGGTTATTAATTATTTTGGAAGAACAACACCTTTAACAGCTGTTGCAGATGTAATTCCAGGGCAGACGTATCATTTTAAAATGGTATTGGCTGATGCAAAAGACCCTTCCCACGATTCTGCGGTTTTCTTAGAAGGAGGATCTTTTGATGTGGGAATTAAAATTGTAGACGAAACCGGAGTGGTTTTACCGGGAAGCATCAATATGTGCGATAATACTCCAAGACAGTTGAAAGCTCAGGTAGCAGCAATTCCGGGAATGACTTATCAATGGTATAAAGATGGAGTCGCTATTCCTGGGGCAACAAGCGCTATTTATATTGCTACCCAGGCGGGAGTTTATACTGTAAAAGTAATGGTTCCGGGAAATCAGTGTCCTAGCGAGGCAACCATTACGATCGTCGGAGGAACGAGCCCTACTGTACAGAATGCTGAACTTAAACTCTGTACAACTCCTGCAATCACCAGTTTTAACTTGGAAACAGCAAAACCATTGATCAGTACAACGCCAGGTGCGGTATTCCGTTTTTATGCCAACCAGGCTGATGCACAGGCTCAAAATAACAGTTATATCACCAATCTGACCAACTATGCTGGAACAGATGGACAAATATTATATGTTCTGGTTTCCAATGGAGCTTTCTGTAGCAAGATTGCAACATTAACCTTAAGAAAAGAAGAAACACCAACAGCTTTACTTACTGCTCCGAGATTGAAAATTTGTGCCGGTGAATCTGTTTTATTAACAGCTTCTGGCGGTGTTACCTATGAATGGAGTGATTCGGCAAGTACTACCGGAGGAATAAGAACGGTAAGCCCAACTCAGACTACCACCTATACTGTATATGCTATCGGAGCACAGGGATGTAAATCTCTTCAGCCGGCACGTATTACCATTGAAGTAGTACCGGCTATTGTTTCAAACTTAAAAGGAGGCCACATCTGTCAGGGTGATAAAATTGTTCTGGATGCAGGTTCAGGTCCTGGATATACCTATCAGTGGAGTTCTGGTGAAACAAGTCAGAGCATTACAGTAGCTACTCCTGGAGAATATACGGTAATGATCAGTAACGGAGTTTGTTCAAAAGAGTTCAAGACTCAGGTTATTAAAGCCGTGATTCCTGAAGTGATAAAAGTGGATTATAATGAAAGTGGAACAATGATTGTTACAGCAAGCAATCCAAGTAATGGTATCCTTGAATATTCAGTAGATAACGGGGTAACATGGCAGTCTTCGAATATATTTAATAATGTCCCTAAAAATAAAATCATTTCGATCAGAGTCAGAGTTAAATTTACAAGCTGTGTAGGTTTCCTTGAATTCTTTACATTCGTGATGAAAAATGTGATTACTCCAAACGGTGATAATATTAATGATATCATTGATTTCAGCGGGGTGGTTAATTATAAAGATTTCAGCGGACAGGTTTTCGACCGATACGGAAGAGAAGTGTTCAAAGCAGCGAAGATCAATCCATATTGGGACGGATATTTCCAGGGCAAGAAGCTTCCTACTTCTACCTACTGGTATCAGGTAACCTTCGAAGATCCTGCTAGTAAAGAACTTACTGTAAAAACAGGATGGATATTACTTAAAAATATAGAATAA
- a CDS encoding choice-of-anchor L domain-containing protein has product MLNRRRGNLFLALFLAFMGNFVLAQNKGRVEIAAKPKAASLRAGVFIDVNAPSYPESGYPITQLINDVLISGGSTCTSSTVSNVTVSPNLSATNQNRSWGYFNKSNTNFPFSKGIILSTGYANKAGNTFQGTLSDDLGTGGDVDLANALGIANNNLTNATSIEFDFVAASTEITFRYLFASKEYQQNFPCTITDGFALLLKKASDPTYTNLAVLPGGAGPVSVTNIHPQYQNCGPKNEAYYGGTNTAQVETNFNGRTIPLTAKATVIPGQTYHFKIVLADYQDPNFDSAVFLEAGSFDIGVKILDPAGVQLPASVNMCDNTPQTFTASVQGPNITYQWYLGTNAIPGATNASYTATQPGVYTVKVFIQGNSCPGEATITVVGGTSPTVQNATLTACYAAGNATFNLTSAQTSISTTPGAVFSYYTTLADANAGNANTIPNPTAHQSAGGTVYVRVANGFCAKVAQLQLVKAPQMVPTIAPPIVLTCANSQTTLDASASVYPAGATFNWTTTGGNIVSGGTTLNPVINAAGTYTLTITKVYQPGNISCTAVGTVTVTGNSAPPVTGLTANKIKICKGDSATLTASGGATYNWGNGLTGNGNTQVVSPTVTTTYTVTAVGANGCVSQNPATLTIEVSEPFTAQNATLHKCYQPGLTYNLTEAQPQITTAAGVTFTYYINQADANAANGNFIVTPTTYTPPGGSQTIYVLASNGGCSYVVTLQLLSTAQTTLTIAAPQTITCTTPQITLNASASVVPAGSTIAWTTTGGTIVSGGNTLTPVVSAGGTYTLTVTNISQPGNLSCTYTATVTVQEDKVQPVAALVSSQPRICVGESVTLTASGGVTYNWGNGLTGNGNTQVVSPTTTTVYTVFAVGANGCISATPATVTVQVGPPIAGLTASKLKICEGESVTLTATGGITYNWIGLTGNGNTQVVTPTVTTEYSVFALGGNGCSSVNPAKVTIEVVPAIVSTLKDVFVCAGDKGTLDAGAGPNYTYVWSTGATTQTITTNIPGTYSVIISNGVCSKTFSAQLINPDLPQFTNIVYDNHILTLTASNPTGGTLEFSIDGGLTWQSSNVFTGVLNNTMYSVMVRVKGAKCGTSLDYFTFIISNAITPNMDGVNDTIDFSGISGYKDFAASIFDRYGAEVFKAAKGDVIWTGSLKGINLPTATYWYRVQWENPASKKLEQRSGWILLKNRN; this is encoded by the coding sequence ATGTTAAATAGGAGGAGAGGAAATTTATTTTTAGCGTTATTTTTAGCTTTCATGGGGAACTTTGTTTTGGCTCAAAATAAAGGAAGGGTAGAAATTGCTGCAAAACCTAAAGCTGCTTCCTTGAGAGCAGGTGTTTTTATCGATGTAAACGCACCCAGCTACCCGGAATCCGGCTATCCTATAACTCAGCTAATAAACGATGTGCTTATATCAGGAGGCTCTACTTGTACCAGTTCAACGGTAAGCAATGTAACCGTTTCTCCGAACTTGTCTGCTACCAATCAGAACCGTAGCTGGGGATATTTTAATAAATCAAATACCAACTTTCCTTTCAGTAAAGGGATTATACTTTCAACAGGGTATGCTAATAAAGCCGGGAATACTTTCCAGGGAACTTTAAGTGATGACCTTGGAACCGGTGGAGATGTAGATCTGGCGAACGCTTTAGGGATTGCTAACAATAACCTAACCAATGCAACATCTATAGAGTTTGACTTTGTAGCTGCTTCTACTGAAATTACTTTCAGATATTTATTTGCTTCCAAAGAATATCAGCAAAATTTTCCATGTACTATTACAGACGGTTTTGCCTTGCTGTTAAAAAAAGCATCTGATCCTACTTATACCAATCTTGCCGTGCTTCCGGGAGGGGCAGGGCCTGTGAGTGTAACAAATATTCACCCGCAATATCAAAACTGCGGACCTAAAAATGAAGCCTATTACGGAGGTACGAATACCGCTCAGGTTGAAACCAATTTCAATGGACGTACCATTCCGCTTACTGCAAAAGCAACGGTAATTCCTGGGCAAACCTACCATTTTAAAATTGTGCTTGCAGATTATCAGGATCCCAACTTTGATTCAGCCGTATTTCTTGAAGCCGGATCATTTGATATCGGGGTGAAAATCCTGGATCCGGCAGGAGTACAGCTTCCTGCATCTGTAAATATGTGTGATAATACGCCACAGACTTTTACAGCTTCGGTTCAGGGACCTAACATAACCTATCAGTGGTATTTGGGAACCAATGCAATTCCAGGGGCTACTAATGCAAGTTATACTGCAACACAGCCTGGTGTATATACCGTTAAGGTTTTCATCCAGGGAAATAGCTGTCCGGGAGAAGCTACCATTACTGTGGTTGGCGGAACATCTCCTACAGTACAGAATGCTACACTGACGGCCTGTTATGCCGCTGGGAATGCAACTTTTAATTTAACATCAGCACAAACCTCAATAAGCACTACTCCGGGAGCTGTGTTTTCATATTATACCACATTGGCAGATGCTAATGCTGGAAATGCAAATACAATTCCTAATCCAACAGCTCATCAGAGTGCAGGCGGAACGGTGTATGTAAGAGTGGCAAACGGTTTCTGTGCAAAAGTAGCGCAGCTGCAATTAGTAAAAGCCCCACAAATGGTACCTACTATTGCTCCACCAATAGTACTTACCTGTGCTAACTCTCAGACGACACTGGATGCTTCAGCTTCTGTTTATCCGGCTGGGGCTACATTCAACTGGACGACTACCGGAGGAAATATTGTTTCAGGAGGAACTACCTTAAATCCTGTGATCAATGCTGCGGGAACCTATACTTTAACCATTACAAAAGTTTACCAGCCTGGAAATATCAGCTGTACCGCTGTAGGAACTGTAACCGTAACAGGAAACAGTGCTCCGCCAGTTACCGGGCTTACGGCAAACAAAATAAAAATCTGTAAAGGAGATTCTGCAACCCTTACTGCTTCAGGAGGTGCTACCTATAACTGGGGGAATGGCCTTACAGGAAACGGAAACACACAGGTTGTTTCACCTACTGTTACAACAACCTACACTGTAACAGCAGTGGGAGCGAATGGTTGTGTGTCTCAAAACCCTGCCACTTTAACAATTGAAGTGTCAGAACCTTTTACAGCCCAAAACGCAACATTACATAAGTGTTATCAGCCGGGATTAACTTATAATCTTACTGAAGCTCAGCCTCAGATTACAACTGCTGCAGGAGTTACTTTTACTTACTATATCAATCAGGCTGATGCTAATGCCGCTAACGGAAACTTTATTGTAACACCTACAACATATACACCTCCAGGAGGAAGCCAGACTATTTATGTATTAGCAAGTAATGGAGGTTGTAGCTATGTGGTGACTCTGCAATTATTAAGTACAGCTCAAACAACTCTTACCATTGCTGCACCGCAAACAATTACCTGTACAACTCCACAGATTACACTCAATGCTTCAGCATCTGTAGTCCCTGCGGGATCTACTATTGCATGGACCACAACCGGAGGAACTATCGTATCAGGAGGTAATACACTTACACCAGTTGTAAGCGCTGGCGGAACATATACTTTAACGGTTACTAATATATCACAACCAGGAAACTTAAGCTGTACATATACTGCAACAGTAACAGTACAGGAAGATAAAGTACAGCCGGTAGCTGCACTTGTTTCATCACAACCCCGTATTTGTGTTGGAGAATCTGTAACATTGACAGCTTCTGGAGGAGTAACCTATAACTGGGGCAATGGTCTTACCGGAAACGGAAACACTCAGGTTGTTTCCCCTACAACAACAACTGTGTATACCGTATTTGCTGTTGGAGCTAACGGATGTATTTCTGCAACACCAGCAACAGTAACAGTTCAGGTAGGTCCACCTATAGCAGGGCTTACTGCCTCTAAATTAAAAATTTGTGAAGGAGAATCTGTAACATTAACAGCCACAGGAGGAATTACTTATAACTGGATAGGGCTTACCGGAAATGGAAATACACAGGTTGTTACTCCTACTGTAACAACAGAATATTCGGTATTTGCATTGGGAGGAAACGGATGTAGCTCTGTGAATCCGGCTAAAGTTACCATTGAAGTAGTTCCCGCAATCGTTTCTACATTAAAAGACGTATTTGTCTGCGCCGGAGATAAAGGAACGCTGGATGCCGGGGCAGGACCGAACTATACTTATGTATGGAGTACAGGAGCAACCACTCAAACCATAACAACTAATATTCCCGGAACATATTCTGTGATAATCAGTAATGGAGTTTGTTCAAAAACTTTCTCTGCACAACTGATCAATCCTGATTTACCACAGTTTACGAATATTGTTTATGATAACCATATCCTTACCCTTACGGCAAGCAATCCTACCGGTGGAACTTTAGAATTCTCCATAGACGGAGGCCTGACATGGCAGTCATCAAATGTATTTACAGGAGTTTTAAATAATACCATGTATTCTGTAATGGTAAGAGTGAAAGGTGCTAAATGCGGTACTTCACTGGATTATTTTACATTCATTATCAGCAATGCTATTACCCCTAATATGGATGGTGTTAATGATACTATAGACTTCTCCGGAATCAGCGGGTACAAAGATTTTGCAGCTTCTATCTTCGACAGGTATGGAGCAGAGGTATTCAAAGCGGCTAAAGGTGATGTGATATGGACAGGATCTTTAAAAGGGATCAATCTTCCTACTGCTACTTACTGGTACAGGGTACAATGGGAAAACCCGGCCAGCAAGAAACTGGAACAACGTTCAGGATGGATACTTCTGAAGAACAGAAACTAG